From the genome of Luteipulveratus halotolerans, one region includes:
- the istA gene encoding IS21 family transposase: MGSRVELFAAIRRDARVEEVSIRELARRHGVHRRTVRLALESAEPPPRKRPVRASPRLDPFKDVIDGMLRSDLDAPRKQRHTATRILARLVEEHDACGLSYSTVRDYVRVRRAQIDLEGGRRVEAFIAQEHAPGAEAEVDFGEVWVVIDGVRTKCYMFVLWLAHSGKAIHRVYPTQAQEAFLQGHVEAFEAIGGIPVRHIKYDNLTSAVSKVIHGPGRARQESDRWVLFRSHYGFDAFYCQPGIEGAHEKGGVEGAVGWFRRNHLTPMPQVTSLDELNERIRVWEAADEDRRITGHANTIGQDFATERDLLRPLPVERFDPGLVLRPRVDRSSMITVRMVKYSVPAHLIGHRVRVSLRASEVVVFEDRAVVAVHPRVAARTGHVVVLDHYLEVLRHKPGALPGSTALAQARAAGVFTSAHEAFWAASRKVNGDADGTRELVEVLLLHRSLTAADVTAGISAALSVGAVTADVVAVEARRHATTTGATAAAAGGGGGATGGRHPAARTGTPEQRVVSLTQRRLTDPASVIAGLPPDTRPIPSVAAYDELLPRRAARTTDTAQEASTS, from the coding sequence ATGGGATCACGGGTGGAGCTGTTCGCTGCGATTCGTCGGGACGCGAGGGTCGAGGAGGTCTCGATCCGTGAGCTCGCGCGCCGGCATGGGGTGCACCGGCGCACGGTGCGGTTGGCGCTGGAGTCTGCTGAGCCGCCGCCGCGGAAACGGCCGGTGCGGGCCTCGCCCCGGTTGGACCCGTTCAAGGACGTCATCGACGGGATGCTGCGCTCGGACCTGGACGCACCACGGAAGCAGCGGCATACCGCGACCAGGATCCTGGCCCGGCTGGTCGAGGAGCACGACGCGTGCGGGCTGTCGTACTCCACGGTGCGGGACTATGTGCGCGTCCGCCGCGCACAGATCGACCTGGAGGGCGGCCGACGGGTCGAGGCGTTCATCGCGCAGGAGCACGCGCCCGGTGCCGAGGCGGAGGTCGACTTCGGCGAGGTGTGGGTGGTCATCGACGGGGTCCGCACCAAGTGCTACATGTTCGTGCTCTGGTTGGCGCACTCGGGCAAGGCGATCCACCGGGTCTACCCGACCCAGGCGCAGGAGGCGTTCCTGCAAGGGCACGTGGAAGCGTTCGAGGCGATCGGCGGGATCCCGGTCCGGCACATCAAGTACGACAACCTCACCTCGGCGGTGTCCAAGGTCATCCACGGCCCCGGCCGCGCCCGGCAGGAGTCGGATCGGTGGGTGTTGTTCCGGTCGCACTACGGCTTCGACGCGTTCTACTGCCAGCCCGGGATCGAGGGCGCGCACGAGAAGGGCGGCGTCGAGGGCGCGGTCGGCTGGTTCCGCCGCAACCACCTGACCCCGATGCCGCAGGTGACCTCGCTGGATGAGCTGAACGAGCGCATCCGGGTCTGGGAGGCCGCCGATGAGGACCGGCGCATCACCGGCCACGCGAACACGATCGGGCAGGACTTCGCCACCGAACGAGACCTGTTGCGGCCGTTGCCCGTTGAACGGTTCGACCCCGGGCTGGTACTGCGGCCGCGGGTGGACCGCTCGAGCATGATCACCGTGCGGATGGTGAAGTACTCCGTCCCGGCGCACCTGATCGGCCACCGGGTCCGGGTCTCGCTGCGTGCCTCCGAGGTGGTCGTGTTCGAAGACCGGGCCGTGGTCGCGGTCCACCCCAGGGTTGCGGCCCGTACCGGGCACGTCGTGGTCCTGGATCACTACCTGGAGGTGCTGCGGCACAAACCCGGCGCGCTACCCGGCTCGACCGCGCTGGCCCAGGCCCGCGCCGCTGGGGTGTTCACCTCCGCGCACGAGGCGTTCTGGGCGGCCTCCCGCAAGGTCAACGGTGACGCTGACGGTACCCGGGAGCTGGTCGAGGTCCTGCTGCTGCACCGCTCCCTCACAGCCGCCGATGTCACTGCCGGGATCAGCGCCGCCCTGTCCGTGGGCGCGGTCACCGCCGACGTCGTCGCGGTCGAGGCCCGACGCCACGCCACGACTACCGGTGCGACTGCCGCTGCCGCCGGCGGTGGGGGTGGGGCCACCGGCGGCCGTCACCCGGCTGCTCGCACCGGTACGCCCGAGCAACGCGTTGTCTCCCTGACCCAGCGCCGGCTGACCGACCCGGCCTCGGTCATCGCCGGCCTCCCACCGGACACCCGCCCGATCCCGTCCGTGGCCGCCTACGACGAGCTGCTCCCACGCCGGGCCGCCCGCACCACCGACACCGCCCAGGAAGCGAGCACCAGCTGA
- a CDS encoding signal peptidase II translates to MSRGSESGRITVLLAATTFAATDLLAKAASETGLAASSVDLGLLQLRLAYNAGVAFGMGDTLPSALVLVLTAAVGAGIAVYGWRQAPRASRVERLAGGAVIGGAAANVIDRARDGVVTDYLHTGWWPTFNLADAFLVTGFIVLALRQTRPDRASGTPEAGTGSSSPAVVDRP, encoded by the coding sequence ATGAGCCGCGGGAGTGAATCGGGTCGCATCACGGTCCTGCTCGCGGCGACGACCTTCGCCGCAACCGACCTGCTCGCCAAGGCGGCCTCCGAGACCGGCCTGGCTGCCTCTTCGGTGGACCTCGGACTGCTCCAGCTGCGACTGGCGTACAACGCCGGTGTGGCGTTCGGCATGGGCGACACGTTGCCGAGCGCCCTGGTCCTCGTACTCACCGCCGCGGTAGGAGCCGGGATCGCGGTCTACGGGTGGCGCCAAGCACCGCGGGCAAGTCGGGTCGAACGGCTTGCCGGTGGCGCTGTGATCGGTGGCGCAGCAGCCAATGTCATCGATCGCGCCCGCGACGGGGTCGTCACCGACTACTTGCACACCGGATGGTGGCCCACCTTCAACCTCGCGGATGCCTTCCTGGTGACCGGATTCATCGTGCTCGCCCTGCGGCAGACCCGCCCCGACCGTGCAAGCGGCACCCCGGAAGCCGGGACTGGATCCTCCAGCCCGGCGGTCGTCGACCGGCCATGA
- the istB gene encoding IS21-like element helper ATPase IstB, whose protein sequence is MAPTAPATTITPTLRRRRGLTEEAAVAAIDQACRRLRLPTIRALVDEALAVATKEQLTYQGFLAELLLAEVDDRDRRSSVRRVKAAQFPRDKWLGDFDFDANTAINPATVHELAKGDWIRKGEPLCLIGDSGTGKSHLLIGLGTAAAEQGHRVRYTLATRLVNELVEAADEKVLAKTIARYGRVDLLIIDELGYMELDRRGAELLFQVLTEREEKNSIAIASNQSFSGWTDTFTDPRLCAAIVDRLTYHGTIIETGTHSYRLANSRGQAQG, encoded by the coding sequence ATGGCACCGACCGCACCCGCGACCACGATCACCCCCACGCTGCGCCGCCGACGCGGCCTGACCGAGGAAGCCGCCGTCGCCGCGATCGACCAGGCCTGCCGCCGGCTGCGGCTGCCCACCATCCGGGCGCTGGTCGACGAAGCCCTCGCCGTCGCGACCAAGGAACAGCTGACCTACCAAGGATTCCTGGCCGAGCTGCTGCTGGCCGAGGTCGACGACCGCGACCGCCGCTCCTCTGTGCGCCGGGTCAAGGCCGCCCAGTTCCCCCGCGACAAATGGCTCGGCGACTTCGACTTCGACGCCAACACCGCGATCAACCCCGCCACCGTGCACGAGCTCGCCAAAGGCGACTGGATCCGCAAAGGCGAACCACTGTGCCTGATCGGCGACTCCGGCACCGGCAAGTCCCACCTCCTCATCGGCCTGGGCACCGCCGCCGCCGAGCAAGGCCACCGCGTCCGCTACACCCTCGCCACAAGGCTGGTGAACGAGCTCGTCGAAGCCGCCGACGAGAAGGTCCTGGCCAAGACCATCGCCCGCTACGGCCGCGTCGACCTGCTCATCATCGACGAGCTCGGCTACATGGAGCTCGACCGCCGCGGAGCCGAGCTCCTGTTCCAAGTCCTCACCGAACGCGAAGAGAAGAACAGCATCGCCATCGCCTCCAACCAGTCCTTCTCCGGCTGGACCGACACCTTCACCGACCCCCGCCTGTGCGCCGCGATCGTCGACCGCCTCACCTACCACGGCACCATCATCGAAACCGGCACCCACTCCTACCGCCTCGCCAACAGCCGAGGGCAAGCACAGGGCTGA
- a CDS encoding zinc metalloprotease — MARLRKPTATFLVGAAFFGSTTVLSTSPAFAVCYTPGVATSFNVNFEGSYLGSSYWADAVSYAINQWNATRSQGTGVFIYRNESERYNTIRMESYADNWYGLYNGNGITFSAKLNIRTIGPAATDDRRWVTSTSSHEFGHALRMGDNPSTIYNSIMKHSRNRDVVYGPAGYDIGEVKRCN; from the coding sequence TTGGCACGACTTCGTAAACCCACAGCAACGTTCCTCGTCGGCGCAGCCTTCTTCGGCTCGACGACCGTCCTCAGCACCTCGCCCGCATTCGCCGTCTGCTACACACCCGGTGTGGCGACGTCCTTCAACGTCAACTTCGAGGGGTCCTACCTCGGATCCTCATACTGGGCGGATGCCGTTTCCTACGCCATCAACCAGTGGAATGCCACGAGATCGCAGGGCACCGGCGTCTTCATCTACCGCAACGAATCGGAGCGTTACAACACGATCCGCATGGAGTCGTACGCCGACAACTGGTACGGCCTATACAACGGAAATGGGATCACGTTCAGTGCGAAACTGAACATTCGCACGATTGGGCCGGCCGCGACAGACGATCGACGGTGGGTCACGAGCACTTCATCGCACGAGTTCGGGCACGCCCTCCGGATGGGAGACAACCCGTCGACCATCTACAACTCCATCATGAAGCACAGCCGCAACCGGGACGTGGTCTACGGGCCGGCCGGCTACGACATCGGTGAGGTGAAGCGATGCAACTAA
- a CDS encoding type 2 periplasmic-binding domain-containing protein has translation MIARFKVSSTVRESTLQPAGTATGGEIPITLRPSTVTEVLAGDLRVGQTINLSRPGKLDESIEGMEDVEPNKEYLLFVEAYPDGRASIIGGDEGIFKPAQAGAAFTSKKFGTVTANTLQSAARKAHP, from the coding sequence GTGATCGCCCGGTTCAAAGTGTCATCCACAGTCCGCGAGTCGACCTTGCAACCCGCCGGGACCGCGACCGGGGGTGAGATCCCCATTACCCTTCGCCCGAGCACGGTTACCGAGGTTCTCGCCGGGGACCTTCGGGTGGGTCAGACGATCAACCTGAGCCGGCCAGGGAAGCTCGATGAGTCGATAGAGGGCATGGAAGACGTGGAGCCGAACAAGGAGTATCTCTTGTTCGTGGAGGCTTACCCTGACGGTCGGGCCTCGATTATCGGTGGTGACGAGGGAATCTTCAAACCCGCCCAGGCCGGCGCGGCCTTCACATCGAAGAAGTTTGGCACCGTCACTGCGAACACACTCCAGTCAGCGGCACGCAAAGCGCATCCCTAA
- a CDS encoding cytochrome c biogenesis CcdA family protein yields MTPIATAAADTGQVITSGALPVAALVAVAAGLISFASPCVLPLVPGFLGYVTGSGDPAGQARGRLLAGAALFVAGFSTIFIGGAAAFSSIGAVLIEHRVWLMRVGGILVIAMALAFLGQGPQRAWQPRWRPAAGLAGAPLLGAVFGIGWSPCMGPTLGTVLTLATATGDQSAVTRGVILATAYCLGLGLPFLGLAVGYSRLSGLSKWLRQHHRAVQALGGTLLLITGLLLVTGAWDTVTTTIQARLISGFTTIL; encoded by the coding sequence ATGACGCCGATCGCCACCGCCGCTGCCGATACCGGCCAAGTCATCACCTCCGGCGCCCTACCCGTAGCCGCGCTGGTGGCCGTCGCGGCCGGGCTGATCTCATTCGCCTCACCATGCGTTCTGCCGCTCGTACCCGGGTTCCTCGGCTACGTCACCGGCAGCGGGGACCCCGCCGGGCAAGCGCGCGGCCGGCTGCTCGCCGGCGCCGCACTGTTCGTGGCCGGGTTCAGCACCATCTTCATCGGCGGCGCAGCCGCATTCAGCAGCATCGGCGCCGTGCTGATCGAGCACCGCGTGTGGCTGATGCGCGTTGGCGGGATCCTGGTCATCGCCATGGCACTGGCCTTCCTCGGTCAAGGACCGCAACGAGCCTGGCAACCCCGCTGGCGACCGGCAGCCGGCCTGGCCGGCGCACCCCTGCTCGGCGCCGTCTTCGGGATCGGCTGGTCACCGTGCATGGGCCCCACCCTGGGCACCGTCCTGACCCTGGCCACCGCCACCGGCGACCAGTCCGCCGTCACCCGCGGAGTCATCCTGGCCACCGCGTACTGCCTCGGACTCGGCCTGCCCTTCCTGGGCCTAGCCGTGGGCTACTCACGACTGAGCGGCCTGTCGAAGTGGCTCCGCCAGCACCACCGCGCGGTCCAGGCACTCGGCGGCACCCTCCTACTCATCACCGGCCTGCTGCTGGTCACGGGCGCCTGGGACACCGTCACCACCACCATCCAAGCCCGCCTGATCTCCGGATTCACCACCATCCTCTAG
- a CDS encoding heavy metal translocating P-type ATPase, protein MSEACGCGSDEPREVEDGQAPARLWQVDELRLAVLSGVFLLAAWFADLGGATGSVTSALNWIALLLGGWTFAPGTVRRLAQGKIGVGTLMLIAAVGAVLLGEVAEAAMLAFLFSISEGLEEFAVARTRHGLRALLNLVPTEATVLREGAQVSVLPERLVLGDVLLVRPGERVATDGMVRSGRSSMDTSALTGESVPVETGPDQPVYAGSINGTGALEVQVTSLAENNSLARIVRIVEAEQSRQGEAQRLADRIAKPLVPGIMVLAAAVAIIGSFAGDPRTWIERALVVLVAASPCALAISVPVTVVAAIGAASRMGALVKGGAALEAMGRIRAIALDKTGTLTRNDPTVVEVATAAGQDQAQVLAIAAALEARSEHPLARAILAASPDHPDAQQVEAVTGAGLTGTVAGRPARLGRPGWVDPESLTDRVAAMQARGATAVLVEHDGVVIGAVAVRDELRREAPAVIGQLHADGYTVAMLTGDNQATAHALAEQAGIAQVHAQLLPEDKASIVTRMRQLAPTAMVGDGVNDAPALATADLGIAMGAMGTDVAIETADVALMGEDLRHLPQTLSHARRSRTIMLQNVGLSLALIAVLIPLALFGVLGLAAVVLVHELAEVVVIGNGIRAGRARHLPPTAALPQAAGAAMPTEAPAR, encoded by the coding sequence ATGAGTGAGGCGTGCGGGTGCGGCAGCGACGAGCCCCGCGAGGTCGAAGACGGCCAGGCTCCGGCCCGACTGTGGCAGGTGGACGAGCTGCGGTTGGCGGTCCTGTCCGGCGTGTTCCTGCTGGCGGCATGGTTCGCCGATCTGGGCGGGGCCACCGGATCGGTGACATCCGCGCTGAACTGGATTGCGCTACTACTCGGCGGGTGGACCTTCGCGCCGGGCACGGTGCGCCGCCTGGCCCAGGGGAAGATCGGTGTCGGCACGCTGATGCTGATCGCCGCCGTCGGCGCAGTGCTGCTGGGCGAGGTCGCCGAGGCGGCCATGCTGGCGTTCTTGTTCTCGATCAGCGAGGGCTTGGAGGAGTTCGCGGTCGCGCGGACCCGGCACGGGTTACGGGCGCTGCTGAATCTGGTGCCGACGGAAGCGACGGTGCTGCGCGAGGGCGCCCAGGTCAGCGTCCTCCCGGAGCGGCTCGTTCTGGGTGACGTACTGCTCGTACGACCAGGCGAACGGGTCGCCACCGACGGGATGGTCCGTTCGGGCCGCTCCAGCATGGACACCTCGGCGCTGACCGGAGAATCGGTGCCGGTGGAGACCGGCCCGGATCAGCCGGTGTACGCCGGGTCGATCAACGGCACCGGCGCGCTGGAGGTGCAGGTCACCTCGCTGGCCGAGAACAACTCACTCGCGCGGATCGTGAGGATCGTCGAGGCCGAGCAGTCCCGTCAGGGCGAGGCCCAGCGGCTCGCGGACCGGATCGCCAAACCGTTGGTGCCGGGGATCATGGTCCTGGCGGCTGCGGTCGCGATCATCGGCTCCTTCGCCGGCGACCCGCGCACCTGGATCGAACGCGCCCTGGTGGTGCTGGTTGCGGCCTCACCATGCGCTTTGGCGATCTCGGTGCCGGTCACCGTGGTGGCAGCGATCGGCGCCGCCAGCCGGATGGGCGCCCTGGTCAAGGGTGGCGCCGCGCTCGAGGCGATGGGACGGATCCGCGCCATCGCCCTGGACAAGACCGGCACCCTGACCCGGAACGACCCGACCGTGGTCGAAGTGGCCACCGCCGCTGGCCAGGACCAGGCTCAGGTGCTGGCGATCGCCGCAGCACTGGAAGCGCGCAGCGAGCACCCGTTGGCACGAGCGATCCTGGCCGCCAGCCCCGATCATCCTGATGCCCAGCAGGTCGAAGCCGTTACCGGTGCGGGCCTGACCGGGACCGTGGCGGGCCGCCCAGCACGGTTGGGCCGACCCGGGTGGGTCGACCCCGAAAGCCTGACTGATCGCGTGGCCGCGATGCAGGCCCGCGGCGCGACCGCGGTACTGGTGGAGCACGACGGCGTGGTGATCGGCGCGGTCGCCGTACGCGACGAGCTGCGCCGTGAGGCGCCAGCGGTCATCGGCCAGCTGCACGCCGACGGGTACACCGTGGCCATGCTGACCGGCGACAACCAGGCCACCGCGCACGCGCTGGCCGAGCAGGCCGGCATCGCGCAGGTCCACGCCCAGCTGCTCCCCGAGGACAAGGCGAGCATCGTCACCCGGATGCGCCAGCTGGCGCCGACCGCGATGGTGGGCGACGGCGTCAACGACGCACCGGCCCTGGCCACAGCCGACCTGGGCATCGCGATGGGTGCGATGGGCACCGATGTCGCGATCGAGACCGCGGACGTGGCTTTGATGGGTGAAGACCTGCGCCACCTGCCGCAGACCTTGAGCCACGCCCGACGATCCCGCACCATCATGCTCCAGAACGTCGGCCTGTCCCTGGCGCTCATTGCCGTGCTGATCCCGCTCGCCCTGTTCGGTGTGCTCGGTCTGGCAGCGGTCGTCCTGGTCCACGAGCTCGCCGAGGTGGTCGTCATCGGCAACGGCATCCGCGCCGGCCGGGCCCGCCACCTACCCCCCACCGCGGCGCTCCCGCAGGCCGCGGGCGCGGCGATGCCGACGGAAGCGCCGGCACGATGA
- a CDS encoding TlpA family protein disulfide reductase, whose amino-acid sequence MATHLTSETPAPKSAAQHRNRGPRRRLVLLAAALVLTAAAGCGDSQNGSIRDQARSGDGKGYVSGDGSIEVTAPERRRSPLQVTGTTLTGSPWKLSTERGKVVVLNVWGSWCAPCVKEAPDLEAAWQRLRDKPVQFMGLNTRESTGNAAAFLSSRNITYPSLSDDGGRNLLALRGRAATVPTTLVLDRQGREAARVLGPLTASTLTGLVTDVLAEPAQSS is encoded by the coding sequence ATGGCTACCCACCTGACGAGCGAAACCCCGGCCCCCAAGAGCGCCGCGCAGCACCGCAACCGAGGCCCCCGCCGGAGACTGGTCCTGCTCGCCGCAGCCCTCGTCCTGACCGCAGCCGCCGGATGCGGCGACTCCCAGAACGGATCCATCCGGGACCAGGCCAGATCCGGAGACGGCAAGGGCTACGTGTCCGGCGACGGGAGCATCGAGGTGACCGCACCAGAGCGGCGGCGATCACCCTTGCAGGTGACCGGAACGACCCTGACCGGATCCCCCTGGAAGCTGTCCACCGAGCGAGGCAAGGTGGTCGTGCTGAATGTGTGGGGATCCTGGTGCGCACCATGCGTGAAGGAGGCCCCGGACCTGGAGGCCGCCTGGCAGCGTCTGCGGGACAAGCCAGTTCAGTTCATGGGCCTCAACACCCGAGAGAGCACAGGCAACGCGGCCGCATTCCTGAGCTCCCGCAACATCACCTACCCCTCGTTAAGCGACGACGGCGGCCGCAACCTCCTCGCACTACGTGGCCGCGCGGCCACGGTGCCGACGACGCTGGTGCTGGACCGTCAGGGCCGCGAGGCCGCACGAGTCCTCGGCCCACTGACCGCCTCAACGCTGACCGGACTGGTCACCGACGTGCTGGCCGAACCGGCGCAGAGCTCATGA
- a CDS encoding cation diffusion facilitator family transporter gives MGAGHAHGAHAGGRHRWRLAVAFTLVAGYFVVELAFGLWSGSLALLSDAGHMAADVVALGAALTATRIAGRPDTTGRRTFGSYRAEVFASGLTVLLMLGAAVYVATEALGRVGDRVEVETGPMMIVGAIGLLVNLIALLLLRGGASESLNVKGAYLEVVADTIGSVGVIVAGVLVAWTGDAWWDTGIALAIAVFVAIRAVMLGREVLAVLGQHAPAGIDPEDVDSQMRAVPGVADVHDLHLWTLTSGMNVATAHLVSAPSADSDMVLQQARVLLRDQFSIEHATLQIEADADACHEMSW, from the coding sequence ATGGGCGCCGGACACGCCCACGGCGCCCACGCCGGTGGGCGGCATCGGTGGCGCCTGGCTGTCGCATTCACCCTGGTTGCCGGCTACTTCGTCGTCGAGCTGGCGTTTGGCCTCTGGTCGGGGTCCTTGGCCCTGCTCTCGGATGCTGGCCACATGGCCGCCGACGTGGTTGCTCTTGGCGCCGCCTTGACAGCGACGCGAATCGCGGGCCGCCCCGACACCACCGGGCGACGCACGTTCGGCTCCTACCGCGCCGAGGTGTTCGCCTCGGGCCTGACCGTGCTGCTCATGCTCGGCGCCGCGGTGTACGTCGCCACCGAAGCGCTGGGACGAGTGGGCGACCGGGTCGAGGTCGAGACCGGTCCCATGATGATCGTCGGTGCGATCGGCCTGCTGGTGAACCTGATCGCCTTGCTTCTCCTACGCGGTGGGGCCTCCGAGAGCCTGAACGTCAAGGGCGCCTACCTGGAAGTCGTAGCCGACACCATCGGTTCGGTCGGCGTCATCGTGGCAGGTGTCCTAGTTGCCTGGACCGGGGACGCCTGGTGGGACACCGGCATCGCCCTGGCCATCGCAGTGTTCGTCGCCATCCGAGCCGTGATGCTGGGACGCGAGGTCCTGGCAGTCCTTGGCCAGCATGCCCCCGCAGGGATCGATCCAGAAGATGTCGACTCTCAGATGCGGGCCGTGCCGGGCGTCGCCGACGTCCACGACCTCCATCTATGGACACTCACGTCCGGGATGAACGTCGCGACCGCCCACCTGGTCTCCGCCCCCAGCGCCGACTCCGACATGGTCCTGCAGCAAGCACGCGTCCTCCTACGCGACCAGTTCTCGATCGAGCACGCCACGCTGCAGATCGAGGCCGACGCAGACGCATGCCACGAGATGTCCTGGTAG
- a CDS encoding cadmium resistance transporter produces the protein MIASALQAAGLFLVTNIDDIIVLSLFFARGAGRRGTTSRILIGQYLGFGGILLASVAVALGADLFLPDGAIPYFGLIPFLLGCYAAWRVWRNGDNDADDADDRPISAYMVAAVTFANGGDNIGVYVPVFLAVGSGSLMAYCVVFLALVAVLVVTARYMATRKPIAEVLERWEHILFPAVLIILGLIILIEGGAFGL, from the coding sequence ATGATCGCTTCGGCGCTGCAGGCCGCCGGCCTGTTCCTGGTCACCAACATCGACGACATCATCGTGCTGTCGTTGTTCTTCGCGCGGGGAGCTGGGCGAAGAGGCACCACCAGCCGCATCCTCATCGGGCAGTACCTCGGATTCGGCGGCATCCTCCTGGCATCGGTCGCGGTGGCCCTCGGCGCGGACCTCTTCCTGCCCGACGGTGCCATCCCCTACTTCGGGCTGATCCCGTTCCTGCTGGGCTGCTATGCCGCATGGCGGGTGTGGCGCAACGGCGACAACGACGCTGACGACGCTGACGACCGTCCGATCAGCGCCTACATGGTGGCCGCGGTCACCTTCGCCAACGGCGGAGACAACATCGGCGTCTACGTGCCGGTGTTCCTCGCGGTAGGCAGCGGCTCCCTCATGGCCTACTGCGTCGTCTTCCTCGCCCTGGTCGCAGTTTTGGTCGTGACCGCCAGGTACATGGCCACGCGCAAACCGATCGCCGAGGTGCTGGAACGGTGGGAGCACATCCTGTTCCCCGCCGTCCTCATCATCCTCGGCCTCATCATCCTGATCGAGGGCGGCGCATTCGGCCTCTGA
- a CDS encoding RNA polymerase sigma factor: protein MATFTVTPEQVSAARLQLAFDRAAGKESDDWVVAVAHAEEEASSTRPAENSPEPNELVPATPSPSPLSVWDRVSIWDHTADLFKKWSEGDARALDRLVRDVSPVLWQVVRAYGLGRDESENVLQATWVSLVERRDSFYHAREVGSWLTTTARREAWRVRRLKESEPPVGAAGASRLVDRPADLPREADRVLAAVAQLSDRCQRLLKVMAFSERPDYSGLALELGMPVGSIGPTRARCLDKLRALLEQDEAPASADTLTYESLAEMWSRYDPMPEGLHLLSERFEVNVTNQAQSGSRGSQARTSGSSDLA, encoded by the coding sequence TTGGCCACCTTCACAGTCACTCCCGAGCAGGTGTCTGCCGCCCGGCTTCAGCTCGCCTTCGATCGAGCCGCCGGGAAGGAAAGCGACGACTGGGTCGTAGCGGTGGCGCACGCCGAAGAAGAGGCTTCAAGCACACGCCCAGCCGAGAACAGTCCCGAACCCAACGAGCTAGTTCCGGCCACGCCCTCGCCGTCCCCTTTGAGCGTCTGGGATCGAGTGAGTATCTGGGACCACACCGCCGATTTGTTCAAGAAGTGGTCCGAGGGAGACGCGCGCGCGCTGGACCGGTTGGTGAGAGACGTCAGCCCGGTTCTTTGGCAGGTGGTTCGCGCGTACGGCCTGGGTCGCGACGAGTCAGAGAACGTCCTCCAGGCTACCTGGGTGAGTCTCGTCGAACGACGAGACTCGTTCTACCACGCACGGGAGGTCGGTTCGTGGCTGACGACCACCGCGCGACGTGAGGCATGGCGCGTCCGGCGACTGAAGGAGTCGGAACCGCCAGTCGGTGCGGCGGGCGCATCTCGACTTGTAGACCGTCCGGCAGATCTGCCACGTGAGGCTGACCGCGTATTGGCGGCCGTTGCGCAGTTGTCGGACCGCTGCCAACGGCTATTGAAGGTCATGGCGTTCAGTGAGCGACCGGACTACTCAGGCCTTGCCCTCGAGCTCGGCATGCCGGTCGGCAGCATCGGGCCAACGAGGGCCCGCTGCTTGGACAAGCTTAGGGCCCTGCTCGAGCAGGACGAAGCGCCCGCTAGCGCGGATACCCTGACGTACGAGAGCCTGGCGGAGATGTGGAGCCGTTACGACCCGATGCCAGAAGGACTCCATCTGCTGAGCGAGCGGTTCGAGGTGAACGTGACGAACCAGGCTCAGTCGGGCAGCCGTGGATCACAGGCTCGGACCAGCGGGTCCTCCGACCTGGCATAG
- a CDS encoding ArsR/SmtB family transcription factor, whose amino-acid sequence MAITTINGDTGGPLDEALAATAAACLFRGMSDPSRVAILQHLLLGEHKVAELTEHLGLAQSTVSKHLACLRDCGLVTSRPVGRASMFAVRHPDAVAKVLAVAEELLALTDDAVMRCSTASPAARGNRGLTGDGR is encoded by the coding sequence ATGGCGATAACAACTATCAACGGTGATACTGGCGGGCCCCTGGACGAAGCACTAGCCGCCACCGCGGCAGCCTGCTTGTTCCGCGGCATGAGCGACCCTTCCCGGGTGGCGATCCTGCAGCACCTGCTGCTCGGGGAGCACAAGGTCGCGGAACTCACCGAGCACCTGGGCCTGGCACAGTCAACGGTGTCCAAGCACCTGGCATGCCTACGCGACTGCGGCCTGGTGACCTCCCGCCCCGTGGGACGCGCCTCGATGTTCGCCGTACGCCACCCCGACGCCGTAGCCAAGGTGCTGGCCGTCGCCGAGGAGCTGCTTGCGCTGACCGACGATGCCGTGATGCGCTGCTCGACCGCGAGCCCTGCTGCGCGCGGGAACCGGGGTCTTACCGGGGACGGCCGGTAA